A genomic region of Mitsuaria sp. 7 contains the following coding sequences:
- a CDS encoding ketopantoate reductase family protein, which produces MTTGLRVCVVGPGAVGGLLAHSLLDAGIATSLLAHQRREQQIRTHGLVLVEPGGKENVKTPRVVGRASELGEQDVVFLCTKSIALPSLAPTLAPLIGPGTLIVSLMNGIPWWFFGGRGGDGSPLRLQSVDPDGAVSRALPPAQCLGCVVYLSSSLDAHGRVVPGAERRLIVGAPDGGNVDGAEAVAALLRHARFQVSTSGNIRREVWAKLWGNLALNPTSALTLATTDELLGSPLTRRLIENLMREAQQVGERIGIDIGMTVAERIAATQRLGAFKTSMLQDVESGRPLEVDTIVRSVSEIAQHVGVEVPFIDTILGLVALRNRGLVERRSRH; this is translated from the coding sequence ATGACCACAGGCTTGCGCGTGTGCGTGGTCGGGCCCGGTGCCGTCGGCGGACTGCTCGCCCACAGCCTGCTCGACGCCGGCATAGCGACCAGCTTGCTCGCCCATCAGCGCCGGGAGCAGCAGATCAGGACCCATGGCCTGGTACTGGTGGAGCCCGGCGGCAAGGAGAACGTGAAGACGCCCCGTGTGGTGGGGCGCGCGTCCGAGCTCGGCGAGCAGGACGTGGTCTTCCTCTGCACCAAGAGCATCGCGCTGCCGTCGCTGGCGCCGACGCTGGCGCCGCTGATCGGGCCCGGGACCCTGATCGTGTCCCTGATGAACGGCATCCCCTGGTGGTTCTTCGGAGGACGCGGCGGCGACGGTTCGCCGCTGCGGCTGCAGTCCGTGGATCCCGACGGGGCGGTGTCGCGCGCGTTGCCGCCGGCCCAGTGCCTGGGCTGCGTCGTCTATCTCTCGTCGTCCCTGGACGCCCACGGCCGCGTGGTGCCGGGCGCCGAGCGCCGGCTCATCGTGGGCGCGCCGGACGGGGGCAACGTGGACGGTGCCGAGGCGGTGGCGGCGCTGCTCCGGCATGCGCGCTTCCAGGTGTCGACCAGCGGGAACATCCGCCGCGAGGTCTGGGCCAAGCTGTGGGGCAACCTCGCCTTGAATCCGACCAGCGCCCTGACGCTGGCCACGACCGACGAGCTCCTGGGAAGTCCGTTGACGCGCCGCCTGATCGAGAACCTCATGCGCGAGGCCCAGCAGGTGGGGGAGCGGATCGGGATCGACATCGGCATGACCGTCGCCGAGCGGATCGCCGCCACGCAGCGGCTCGGCGCCTTCAAGACCTCGATGCTTCAGGACGTCGAATCCGGACGCCCGCTGGAGGTGGACACCATCGTGCGATCGGTCTCCGAGATCGCGCAGCATGTCGGCGTCGAGGTGCCTTTCATCGACACGATCCTGGGCCTCGTCGCCCTCAGGAATCGAGGCCTCGTGGAACGACGGAGCCGGCACTGA
- a CDS encoding P-loop NTPase fold protein — MEAPSAGSPVTHRRGGRVWLWTGLMWCVVASAAALLQPPGPVDSALAVTRADRGLWDWWRLPVERNAFLRLPDVSGDAASENALSEYSRASGSSGPLATRQALDPLTSVGFSDDDERGWALGRSGSVLRTDDGGKTWRRQTTGAAAGLGLLHVGADGMKAWAMDTGGTRVIRTSNGGASWEPGDLGTADARAAMDRPRRSLQPPMPLPAGLRAGYIGAGGLRGWAVGDGGMLLTSRDGGRSWRDPRVYARYPAPWYCLALLLSVPVFLRAWRQFTQASRAAGGVAGMADTPATDAALTDPKQDRLNFEPLAAGISRFLRNPATEPPLTLAITGDWGSGKSSLMGLVCADLRKHGTRPIWFNAWHHQKEDHLFAALLGALSKQALPPWLSLDGIGFRLRLLWLRSRKHGVFTVLLCAAVAALVTLHVGMNDPAAETRMLQRIGQALGSLTEQASPKATASSTDEPTPASTTASTTASTTASTNAPPLPWAEWLALLTVAGTTLAALRKALTAFGADPAALLAGGLQGMKPRLAAEQNSFRTRFAEQFGEVSHALPERVVVVVDDLDRCRPEAVLEIMEAVNFLTSSGQCFVLFGMATDKVQAALAIAFERIARELASAAASAANADPEQAAREQRLAYAANYLQKLINLEIKVPTAQSYEAWRLLTDDSETAPASSWRGAAMAGIRRHAMWLALAVAVAAGVSLGVLLRPDAPGKEQGQDRAHASTSEQAPPPGLTASDPALAWGRSPAQPAGRVLVQAGARSHADAWIVAGVLNSGAALAGLLLLRAASRRHREATDSKDFRDALKVWTELVRESAHTPRAVKRFGNKLRYFEMLQQGEERDRTLLDDLRARLRRLRVKGDDVASASAVEASRAGPNRRLAAPQLVALGALHEALGPAWLARLRSSLETDSVDHAPAFPDAGDAPLGEEAARFITQHVALFGTAWPPRLEEVEVFARLLDGIRMPGASEALDMRPGESFDSTAEEEGDGNGSSVRSDVK, encoded by the coding sequence ATGGAAGCGCCTTCCGCCGGATCGCCTGTGACGCATCGCCGCGGTGGCCGCGTCTGGCTGTGGACCGGTCTGATGTGGTGCGTCGTGGCCAGCGCCGCGGCGTTGTTGCAGCCGCCCGGGCCGGTGGACTCCGCACTCGCGGTCACGCGCGCGGACCGCGGCCTCTGGGACTGGTGGCGTCTTCCCGTCGAGCGCAACGCGTTCCTCCGCCTGCCCGATGTCAGCGGGGACGCGGCGTCCGAAAACGCGCTGTCCGAATATTCGAGGGCGTCGGGGTCGTCGGGGCCGCTGGCAACGCGACAGGCCCTCGACCCGCTGACGAGCGTCGGCTTCTCTGACGACGATGAGCGCGGCTGGGCGCTGGGCCGGAGCGGCTCGGTGCTGCGCACGGACGATGGCGGCAAGACCTGGCGCCGCCAGACGACGGGCGCCGCCGCGGGCCTGGGTCTGCTGCACGTCGGCGCCGACGGCATGAAGGCCTGGGCGATGGACACCGGCGGCACGCGCGTGATCCGGACCAGCAACGGCGGTGCGTCGTGGGAGCCTGGCGACCTCGGCACGGCGGACGCCCGGGCGGCGATGGATCGTCCGCGGCGATCCCTGCAACCGCCGATGCCGCTGCCTGCGGGCCTGCGTGCGGGCTACATCGGTGCAGGCGGCCTGCGGGGCTGGGCCGTCGGCGATGGCGGCATGCTGCTGACCTCGCGCGACGGCGGTCGCAGCTGGCGCGATCCCCGGGTCTATGCGCGTTATCCGGCCCCCTGGTACTGCCTCGCCCTGCTGCTGTCGGTGCCGGTGTTCCTGCGCGCCTGGCGGCAGTTCACGCAGGCCAGTCGCGCCGCGGGCGGTGTGGCGGGCATGGCCGACACGCCTGCCACGGACGCGGCGCTGACCGATCCTAAGCAGGACCGGCTCAACTTCGAGCCGCTCGCCGCGGGCATCTCCCGCTTCCTGCGCAATCCGGCGACCGAGCCGCCGCTGACGCTCGCCATCACCGGCGACTGGGGCTCGGGCAAGAGTTCGCTGATGGGCCTCGTCTGCGCAGATCTGCGCAAGCACGGCACGCGGCCGATCTGGTTCAACGCCTGGCACCACCAGAAGGAGGATCACCTCTTCGCCGCGCTGCTGGGCGCCTTGAGCAAGCAGGCGTTGCCGCCGTGGCTCAGCCTCGACGGGATCGGCTTCCGCCTGCGCCTGCTGTGGCTGCGCTCGCGCAAGCATGGGGTGTTCACGGTGCTGTTGTGTGCGGCGGTGGCGGCGCTCGTGACGCTGCACGTGGGGATGAACGACCCGGCGGCGGAGACGCGGATGCTCCAGCGCATCGGGCAGGCGCTGGGATCGCTCACGGAACAGGCGTCGCCGAAGGCCACGGCCTCGTCGACGGATGAGCCGACGCCTGCGTCCACGACGGCATCCACGACGGCATCCACCACGGCATCCACGAACGCGCCGCCATTGCCGTGGGCGGAGTGGCTCGCGTTGCTGACGGTCGCGGGCACCACGTTGGCCGCGTTGCGCAAGGCGCTGACGGCCTTCGGCGCCGATCCGGCGGCTTTGCTGGCGGGCGGGCTCCAAGGCATGAAGCCCCGGCTCGCCGCCGAGCAGAACAGTTTCCGCACGCGTTTCGCCGAGCAGTTCGGCGAGGTCTCCCATGCGCTGCCCGAGCGTGTCGTCGTTGTCGTCGACGACCTCGACCGCTGCCGGCCCGAGGCCGTGCTGGAGATCATGGAAGCGGTGAACTTCCTGACCTCGTCGGGGCAGTGCTTCGTGCTCTTCGGCATGGCGACCGACAAGGTGCAGGCCGCGCTCGCGATCGCGTTCGAGCGCATCGCCAGGGAACTGGCGAGCGCCGCCGCCTCGGCGGCCAACGCCGATCCCGAGCAGGCCGCGCGCGAGCAGCGACTGGCCTATGCGGCCAACTATCTGCAGAAGCTGATCAACCTGGAGATCAAGGTGCCCACCGCGCAGTCGTACGAGGCGTGGCGGCTGCTGACCGACGATTCCGAAACTGCGCCGGCGTCATCCTGGCGGGGGGCGGCGATGGCGGGGATCCGCCGCCACGCGATGTGGCTGGCGCTCGCGGTCGCGGTGGCGGCAGGCGTGAGCCTGGGGGTGCTGCTGCGCCCCGATGCGCCGGGCAAGGAGCAGGGACAGGATCGGGCGCATGCGTCCACGTCGGAACAAGCGCCGCCCCCGGGTCTCACGGCGTCCGACCCCGCGCTCGCCTGGGGACGCTCCCCCGCACAGCCTGCGGGGAGGGTGCTCGTGCAAGCCGGCGCGCGCAGTCATGCGGACGCCTGGATCGTCGCCGGCGTGCTGAACTCGGGCGCCGCGCTGGCGGGACTGCTGCTCCTGCGCGCGGCGAGCCGGCGCCATCGCGAGGCCACCGACTCCAAGGACTTCCGCGACGCGCTCAAGGTCTGGACCGAGCTGGTCCGCGAGTCCGCCCACACGCCGCGCGCGGTGAAGCGCTTCGGCAACAAGCTGCGCTATTTCGAGATGCTCCAGCAGGGCGAGGAACGCGATCGCACGCTGCTCGACGACCTGCGTGCGCGGCTGCGCCGTCTCCGCGTGAAGGGTGACGACGTGGCATCGGCCTCGGCAGTGGAAGCCTCGCGCGCCGGGCCCAATCGACGGCTGGCGGCGCCGCAGCTCGTGGCCCTGGGCGCTTTGCACGAGGCGTTGGGCCCCGCTTGGCTGGCGCGGTTGCGCTCGTCGCTGGAGACTGATTCCGTCGACCACGCGCCGGCGTTCCCTGACGCCGGAGACGCCCCCCTGGGCGAGGAAGCGGCGCGTTTCATCACGCAGCACGTGGCGCTGTTCGGGACCGCATGGCCGCCGCGTCTGGAAGAGGTGGAGGTCTTCGCGCGGTTGCTCGACGGGATCCGCATGCCGGGCGCCTCGGAGGCGCTCGACATGCGGCCGGGAGAATCCTTCGATTCCACTGCGGAGGAAGAAGGCGACGGCAACGGGTCCTCCGTCCGGTCCGACGTCAAATGA
- a CDS encoding 5'-nucleotidase, lipoprotein e(P4) family, whose translation MRFATTRIHPLRTALAALIAVGSTMSTGSMAQVAPAASAASAVEPPIIGREGVTATLWFQTAVERQAATLAVYRAATARLPAARKATRETASLEQAEQGGFARKPPAIVLDVDETVVDNSPYEAWRILAGKPYDSTSWAAWVASAQATAIPGAPEFIARARALGFRVVFVTNRTCPANGPYGADGVHVSCPQKAQTLANLERVLGRAVAPDDLMLRGDRADWAESDKSARRLAVARTHRIAMLVGDDLNDFVPRAKYVPQDHATRWGLTWVPIPNPTYGSWGDSLTLPQRYDALKPWSGPAAVESATR comes from the coding sequence ATGCGCTTCGCCACGACCCGAATCCACCCCCTCCGCACGGCGCTCGCCGCGCTCATCGCGGTGGGTTCGACGATGTCCACAGGCTCGATGGCCCAAGTCGCCCCGGCGGCCTCGGCGGCATCCGCCGTCGAGCCGCCGATCATCGGCCGCGAAGGCGTGACCGCCACCTTGTGGTTCCAGACCGCCGTGGAGCGGCAAGCCGCCACGCTCGCCGTCTACCGCGCCGCGACCGCCCGCCTCCCCGCCGCCCGCAAGGCCACGCGCGAGACCGCGTCGCTCGAGCAGGCCGAGCAAGGCGGCTTCGCCCGCAAGCCCCCGGCGATAGTGCTGGACGTCGACGAGACAGTCGTCGACAACTCGCCCTATGAGGCGTGGCGGATACTCGCCGGCAAGCCCTACGACAGCACGTCGTGGGCGGCCTGGGTGGCCTCCGCGCAGGCGACGGCGATCCCGGGCGCGCCGGAGTTCATCGCGCGCGCTCGCGCCCTCGGATTCCGCGTCGTTTTCGTCACCAACCGGACCTGCCCCGCCAATGGTCCCTATGGTGCCGATGGCGTTCATGTCTCGTGCCCGCAGAAGGCGCAGACGCTCGCGAACCTGGAGCGGGTGCTCGGCCGTGCCGTCGCCCCCGACGACCTGATGTTGCGCGGCGATCGCGCCGACTGGGCCGAGTCCGACAAGAGCGCCAGGCGCCTTGCGGTCGCGCGCACGCATCGCATCGCCATGCTCGTCGGCGACGACCTCAACGACTTCGTGCCGCGCGCGAAGTACGTCCCGCAGGACCACGCGACACGCTGGGGCCTCACCTGGGTGCCGATTCCCAATCCGACTTATGGATCCTGGGGCGACTCGCTGACACTGCCGCAGCGCTATGACGCGCTGAAGCCCTGGAGCGGCCCGGCCGCCGTCGAATCCGCCACCCGTTGA